Proteins found in one Pararge aegeria chromosome 12, ilParAegt1.1, whole genome shotgun sequence genomic segment:
- the LOC120628436 gene encoding protein I'm not dead yet-like codes for MGAFNWRIINTITISNSVLDCFSVMSFILAVEHSNIHKRAALKILLISGCSHFRLSFAIFVTSTVLSLWFSNCMACGLMMPLVKEILKELEKMGILETNEIICKVSTCSSDNANEKYTPRPSDFCIFYFIGIAYSSTIGGMSSFIGSETNQLFINYFSAIFPDGPKLEAPHYLLLTLPGVIIMEMFLYLWLNFYFLGMLRVQNYTALQASLTSDEEQYISVLLTGQYQKLGKIKFHEMVVGATVVLAAFLQAIIFTSKSYSEDDKLNTKSYINTSVPFTVCVFILFVTPTQFNCIKFFKKRNDNSEPLPTVPTRSCLTWTMIKNNIDWSVIFLTASANITFESLEDSKMTGEFEKFLSLFSGCPAPAQACIVIVFCKILTEFADSATVGHCILAHVANVGVKSKVNPLYLMLSSTLSTSLPFHLITGTPAHAMISSYINIPPRKLVIAGIGPSVMAILTNLCTVCVWSKVIWPDIDTYPTWADGMQNK; via the exons ATGGGAGCATTCAACTGGAGAATAATCAATACA aTAACCATAAGCAACTCGGTGCTAGACTGCTTCAGTGTAATGTCGTTCATCCTGGCTGTGGAGCACAGTAACATACACAAACGAGCAGCATTAAAAATACTACTTATTTCTGGCTGCTCACATTTCAG ATTGAGCTTCGCAATATTCGTAACAAGCACGGTGTTGTCACTGTGGTTCAGCAACTGCATGGCGTGCGGCCTTATGATGCCATTGGTGAAAGAGATTTTGAAGGAACTGGAAAAA ATGGGCATTTTAGAGACCAACGAAATTATATGCAAAGTATCGACTTGCTCGAGTGATAACGCTAACGAGAAATA TACTCCGAGGCCTTCggatttttgcatattttactTCATTGGCATTGCGTACTCTTCAACAATag gtGGCATGTCATCGTTTATTGGGAGTGAGACGAATCAACTTTTTATCAATTACTTCTCAGC AATCTTTCCAGATGGACCAAAGTTGGAAGCACCACATTATTTGTTGTTGACCTTACCGGGCGTTATAATAATGGAGATGTTCCTTTATTTATGGCTTAACTTCTATTTTTTGGGAATGTtaag AGTCCAGAACTATACAGCCTTGCAAGCCAGTCTAACGAGTGACGAGGAGCAATACATTTCAGTGCTGTTAACTGGCCAGTATCAGAAGTTGGGGAAAATAAAGTTTCACGAAATG GTTGTAGGAGCTACAGTTGTGTTGGCAGCGTTTCTTCAAGCAATTATATTCACTTCAAAATCTTATAGTGAAGATGACAAATTGAATACCAAAAG TTACATTAATACTAGTGTGCCGTTTACagtttgtgtttttatattgttCGTGACACCAACACAATTTAACTGCATCAAGTTCTTTAAAAAGCGAAACG ATAACTCCGAACCCCTACCTACAGTTCCAACAAGAAGTTGTTTAACATGGACCATGATAAAGAATAACATCGACTGGAGTGTTATCTTTTTAACgg CTAGCGCCAACATAACATTCGAATCCCTTGAAGACTCAAAAATGACTGGTGAATTTGAAAAGTTTCTATCACTATTCTCGGGCTGCCCTGCGCCTGCGCAGGCGTGCATCGTAATAGTGTTCTGCAAGATATTGACAGAGTTCGCCGACAGCGCCACAGTAGGCCATTGCATTCTTGCACATGTTGCTAATGTG GGTGTAAAATCTAAAGTAAATCCACTCTACCTGATGCTGAGTTCAACTCTGTCCACTTCTCTACCCTTCCACCTGATCACTGGCACTCCAGCTCATGCAATGATATCCAGCTACATAAACATACCACCAAGGAAACTG GTTATCGCCGGTATCGGTCCATCCGTGATGGCGATTTTAACGAATTTGTGCACTGTTTGCGTATGGTCTAAGGTGATATGGCCGGATATTGATACATATCCTACTTGGGCTGATGGGATgcagaataaataa